In Sporosarcina psychrophila, a genomic segment contains:
- the flaG gene encoding flagellar protein FlaG, translating to MVSRMDGGAVVNQVNVLAEKMAPDREVSVVQVQAIQEKVQQKAGNEPQLPADKAKQMTDSMNTFLESANTQLRFKFHEKLNEYYVTIVDSTTDEVIREIPSKKLLDIHAAMREFVGLLVDRKI from the coding sequence ATGGTAAGTCGTATGGATGGCGGAGCCGTAGTGAATCAAGTGAATGTATTAGCAGAAAAAATGGCACCGGACAGGGAAGTCTCGGTGGTGCAAGTGCAAGCGATTCAGGAGAAAGTGCAGCAGAAAGCCGGCAATGAACCACAGTTGCCGGCTGACAAGGCAAAGCAAATGACTGACAGCATGAACACGTTTTTAGAAAGTGCGAATACACAATTGCGATTCAAGTTCCATGAGAAGCTCAACGAATACTATGTAACAATCGTTGATTCAACCACGGACGAAGTCATACGGGAAATCCCGTCCAAAAAACTTTTGGACATCCATGCGGCAATGCGCGAATTTGTCGGCTTGCTTGTCGATCGGAAAATTTAA
- a CDS encoding methyl-accepting chemotaxis protein: MFKSIRTKIIMTVMVLFLIGVSTMTFISNTIVKNNTEESIIESSGALTNEMGYAIENFLGQYEKGIAQLSTSPTVTGFTLPEEDATATNSISVLEAELESFLGFYEDTTSVYLTLPTKEIIIMPNADLGADFDPTTRDWYKNAVEHPDVVQWSSPFIDSATGELVIAASKAVLSNGKLIGVMGLDIQLGALTDKIASSDVGYKGYPMLLDTEGIVLAHPESQGADYMDQPFIADMYKGGNEKGAIHYDYESNSYINVYSTIPKFGWKIAAVYDEKNINAAANNLRTSMIVVALVTLLVIFAALYFIISHTIKPLGQLKSLMDSVSQGDLTVRSEVKTNDEIGELGDNFNTMIDNMNAIITVVNGSAMNVRTSSESLSAVAEETNASGEEVAHAVTEIAHGASKSAEDAEIVTEKAYLLGQQINEITTKAVVMSDIATKAGDMNTSGQGQMQELKLSFNDWETNLQSMAEVIGTLEGKVNAIGGVMETITQISSQTNLLALNASIEAARAGEHGKGFAVVADEVRKLAEQSARSTEEVKVTVQELQMESRLVSQQMNETRENFQRQGTVVHDTEITFGEISTLMSDMQDSIDAVYEEIQKVATHKDDVAETIQTMAATSQETAAACEEVSASTDEQLRAIQSVTDAAETLTELSEELSLAVNRFKV, encoded by the coding sequence ATGTTCAAATCCATCCGAACAAAAATAATTATGACGGTAATGGTGCTATTCCTCATCGGCGTATCAACTATGACTTTCATTAGCAATACGATAGTGAAAAATAATACCGAAGAAAGTATTATCGAATCGAGTGGTGCACTCACCAATGAAATGGGTTATGCAATCGAAAATTTTCTTGGTCAGTACGAGAAAGGCATAGCACAATTATCCACCTCTCCTACAGTGACGGGATTTACACTTCCTGAAGAAGATGCTACAGCAACCAATTCGATTTCTGTACTGGAAGCTGAACTAGAGAGCTTCCTCGGCTTTTACGAAGATACAACTTCCGTCTATTTAACCCTTCCGACTAAAGAAATAATTATCATGCCGAATGCAGATCTCGGAGCAGATTTTGACCCGACCACTCGGGATTGGTATAAAAATGCGGTTGAACATCCAGACGTTGTCCAATGGTCTAGTCCTTTCATCGACTCCGCTACTGGAGAATTGGTCATCGCTGCCTCAAAAGCAGTACTATCAAATGGCAAATTAATTGGTGTTATGGGCCTTGATATTCAACTCGGTGCATTGACTGATAAAATAGCTTCCAGTGATGTCGGCTATAAAGGCTACCCAATGTTACTCGATACAGAAGGCATCGTGCTCGCACACCCGGAAAGCCAAGGGGCTGACTATATGGACCAGCCTTTCATCGCGGACATGTACAAAGGTGGAAATGAAAAGGGTGCCATCCACTACGATTATGAAAGTAACTCCTATATAAACGTTTATTCCACAATACCGAAGTTCGGTTGGAAAATTGCCGCCGTCTATGATGAAAAAAATATCAATGCCGCGGCAAATAACTTACGTACATCAATGATTGTCGTCGCACTTGTCACCTTGCTTGTCATCTTCGCAGCACTCTATTTCATCATCAGTCATACCATCAAACCACTTGGACAGCTAAAGTCACTCATGGATTCCGTATCCCAAGGTGATTTGACAGTTCGTTCTGAGGTTAAAACGAATGATGAGATTGGCGAACTTGGAGATAATTTCAATACAATGATCGACAACATGAACGCTATTATTACTGTCGTCAACGGCTCTGCAATGAACGTCCGGACAAGCTCTGAAAGTTTAAGCGCTGTTGCGGAAGAAACGAATGCATCAGGGGAAGAAGTTGCACATGCAGTGACTGAAATTGCACATGGCGCTTCGAAATCTGCTGAAGATGCTGAAATCGTTACAGAAAAAGCCTATCTTCTTGGCCAACAAATTAATGAAATCACAACGAAAGCCGTCGTCATGTCTGACATTGCAACGAAAGCCGGCGATATGAATACAAGTGGTCAAGGGCAAATGCAAGAGCTGAAACTGTCTTTCAATGACTGGGAAACCAATTTACAGTCCATGGCCGAAGTGATCGGTACACTTGAAGGTAAAGTAAATGCGATCGGCGGAGTCATGGAAACAATCACCCAGATTTCATCGCAAACGAATCTGCTTGCATTAAATGCAAGCATCGAGGCAGCCCGTGCAGGTGAACACGGCAAAGGATTCGCAGTTGTTGCGGATGAAGTAAGGAAACTCGCAGAACAATCTGCCCGTTCAACGGAAGAAGTAAAAGTGACAGTACAGGAACTCCAAATGGAATCAAGACTCGTCTCACAACAAATGAACGAAACACGCGAAAACTTCCAACGTCAAGGTACCGTCGTACATGACACTGAAATCACTTTCGGAGAAATCTCAACATTGATGTCCGACATGCAAGACTCCATCGACGCAGTGTACGAGGAAATTCAGAAAGTCGCGACACACAAAGACGACGTTGCTGAAACAATCCAGACAATGGCAGCAACTTCACAAGAAACTGCCGCGGCATGCGAAGAAGTAAGTGCTTCAACAGACGAACAACTTCGCGCGATTCAATCTGTAACTGATGCAGCGGAGACGTTGACGGAGTTAAGTGAGGAATTGAGTTTGGCGGTTAACCGATTTAAGGTGTGA
- a CDS encoding NADH:flavin oxidoreductase/NADH oxidase, with translation MKDLFSPYKIKNLELKNRVVMPPMCQYSVDQKDGIANDWHYLHYVNRAIGGAGFIVIEMTDVEPDGRISDYDLGLWSDDQIPALAKIVEACHRYGAKVGIQIAHAGRKAEDAAVPVAPSAIAFDEKSKTPRALSTDEVKEMVEKFRKAVRRAVEAGFDSIEIHGAHGYLIHQFHSPLTNKREDEYGQDLTKFGREVILAAKAEMPADMPLLMRISAKEYVEGGYGINESIAFARVYQEAGVDMFDVSSGGEGQIAAWGRPGTHVAYQVPLARQIKEALQIPVMAVGRLDDPNLANAIIGNEEADLIAVGRGMLRNPYWTLEAAKQLRKETAVPTQYLAGF, from the coding sequence ATGAAAGATTTGTTTAGTCCATACAAAATAAAGAATTTGGAGTTAAAAAACCGGGTTGTCATGCCACCGATGTGTCAATATTCCGTTGACCAGAAAGATGGCATTGCCAATGACTGGCATTATCTGCACTATGTCAACAGAGCAATCGGTGGAGCGGGTTTTATCGTGATTGAAATGACGGATGTAGAGCCTGATGGAAGAATTTCGGATTATGATTTGGGTTTATGGTCTGACGATCAAATCCCTGCGTTGGCGAAGATAGTGGAAGCTTGTCATCGCTATGGAGCTAAGGTTGGGATTCAGATTGCACATGCTGGTCGTAAAGCAGAAGATGCAGCTGTGCCTGTTGCGCCTTCTGCAATCGCATTCGACGAGAAGTCTAAAACACCAAGAGCGCTTTCAACAGATGAAGTAAAAGAGATGGTGGAGAAGTTCCGTAAAGCAGTAAGACGCGCGGTTGAGGCTGGATTTGATTCAATCGAAATCCACGGCGCTCATGGTTACTTAATCCATCAATTCCATTCTCCACTTACCAACAAAAGGGAAGATGAATACGGACAGGATCTAACCAAGTTTGGCCGCGAAGTCATTCTAGCAGCTAAAGCGGAAATGCCTGCCGATATGCCACTATTGATGCGTATCTCTGCAAAGGAATATGTAGAAGGTGGTTATGGAATAAACGAAAGTATTGCGTTCGCTCGCGTTTATCAGGAAGCTGGAGTGGATATGTTTGACGTCTCTTCTGGTGGAGAGGGTCAAATCGCAGCTTGGGGGAGACCAGGCACACATGTAGCTTACCAAGTACCGTTAGCTAGACAAATCAAAGAAGCGCTTCAGATACCAGTCATGGCTGTGGGTAGATTGGATGATCCAAATCTAGCCAATGCAATCATAGGAAATGAAGAAGCAGACCTTATTGCTGTTGGAAGAGGTATGCTGAGAAATCCTTATTGGACATTGGAAGCTGCTAAGCAATTGAGAAAAGAAACTGCAGTGCCGACACAGTACTTAGCAGGGTTCTAA
- a CDS encoding MarR family winged helix-turn-helix transcriptional regulator has translation MTTNHDFMNNWLSIDSIQNKVKKELENVLQAEYSLSLKEFYVLYYLSMAPDKKLRLQQLQEMIGLSQSALSRLVGKMEAKNCGALEKHDCTDDRRGTYTHLTNLGEQKLQKSLVSFREILRLHLSAIDVEGLIKQLVEKL, from the coding sequence ATGACAACTAATCATGATTTTATGAATAACTGGTTATCCATAGACTCAATACAAAATAAAGTGAAGAAAGAATTGGAAAACGTTCTGCAGGCTGAGTACAGTCTATCGCTAAAAGAATTCTACGTGCTTTATTATCTTTCCATGGCGCCTGACAAGAAATTGAGATTACAGCAATTGCAAGAGATGATTGGATTGAGTCAGAGTGCACTTTCCAGATTAGTGGGGAAGATGGAAGCGAAGAACTGCGGTGCGTTAGAAAAGCATGATTGTACAGATGACCGTAGAGGTACCTATACGCATCTTACAAACCTAGGTGAGCAGAAGCTACAAAAAAGTCTAGTCTCTTTCCGTGAAATACTTAGATTGCACCTCTCTGCTATTGATGTTGAAGGATTGATAAAACAATTAGTAGAAAAGCTATAA
- a CDS encoding methyl-accepting chemotaxis protein yields MFKSIKTKIIVTVMVLFLIGVTAMTAISSLQVQYKTEKNLIDQSVVLVDEMGASITNFLEQYKKGLIQMSYSKALTDYTNVGDDIEKSSATLQTEFKEFQNLYDEASQIYLALPSKHMTLVPHADLGNDYDPTSFEWYQEAAKNPDTVYWTEPHIDRATGEYVISAMKAVLKNGKLIGVLGLDIQLASLAESISESDIGYNGYPVLFDATGTAMVHPSLSGENLMNLPYIEEMFIGGLDEGAIHYTLEGSDRVNVFSSIPDFDWKISAIYLKKDINEIAINLRNSMMVVAIATLLLFFIVLYFMISRTIKPLGILKSLMDSVSKGDLTVRSDIKTKDEIGELGANFNTMIENMNAIITVVNGSASNVKASSDSLSAVAEETNASGEEVANAVTEIAYGASKSAEDAEIVTEKAYLLGQQINEITTKAGVMSDIATKAGEMNTSGQGQMQELKLSFNDWETNLQAMSEVIGTLEGKVNAIGGVMETITQISAQTNLLALNASIEAARAGEHGKGFAVVADEVRKLAEQSARSTEEVKVTVQELQTESRLVSKQMNETRENFHRQGTVVNDTEITFGEISTLMSDMQDSIDAVYEEIQKVAIHKDDVAKTIQTMAATSQETAAACEEVSASTDEQLSANQSVTDAAETLTELSEELSLAVNRFKV; encoded by the coding sequence ATGTTCAAATCAATAAAAACAAAAATTATAGTAACAGTGATGGTTCTTTTCCTCATTGGCGTGACGGCAATGACCGCAATTTCCAGTTTGCAAGTACAATATAAAACAGAGAAAAACCTCATCGATCAGAGTGTTGTACTCGTCGACGAGATGGGTGCTTCGATTACGAACTTTTTAGAGCAATATAAAAAAGGCTTAATCCAAATGTCATATTCCAAAGCCTTAACGGATTATACCAATGTCGGCGATGACATTGAAAAAAGCAGTGCTACATTACAGACAGAATTTAAGGAGTTTCAAAATTTATACGATGAAGCTTCGCAAATCTACTTAGCACTTCCATCAAAACACATGACCCTCGTTCCGCATGCTGACCTTGGAAACGATTATGACCCAACCAGCTTTGAGTGGTATCAAGAAGCGGCAAAAAATCCTGATACCGTCTACTGGACGGAACCGCATATCGATCGTGCGACAGGCGAGTATGTCATCAGTGCCATGAAGGCTGTTCTGAAAAACGGAAAACTTATCGGTGTTCTTGGACTGGATATTCAATTGGCTTCGTTGGCCGAATCTATTTCCGAAAGTGATATTGGCTACAATGGCTATCCGGTTCTATTTGATGCCACTGGAACTGCAATGGTTCATCCATCGTTAAGCGGTGAAAATCTGATGAACCTCCCTTATATAGAAGAAATGTTCATAGGAGGTTTAGATGAAGGGGCCATCCATTACACACTCGAAGGCAGCGATAGAGTGAATGTATTCTCATCCATTCCCGATTTCGATTGGAAAATCTCAGCGATTTATCTCAAAAAAGATATTAACGAAATCGCAATCAATCTCAGAAACTCGATGATGGTTGTAGCAATTGCGACACTGCTATTATTCTTCATCGTACTCTACTTCATGATCAGCCGTACAATCAAGCCCCTTGGAATTTTGAAATCTTTGATGGATTCCGTTTCAAAAGGTGACTTGACCGTCCGTTCTGACATTAAGACAAAAGACGAAATCGGCGAACTAGGTGCTAACTTCAATACTATGATTGAAAACATGAATGCTATTATTACTGTCGTTAACGGCTCCGCATCGAATGTCAAAGCAAGCTCCGATAGTTTGAGTGCAGTTGCAGAGGAGACGAATGCATCGGGCGAAGAAGTTGCAAACGCTGTAACTGAGATTGCATATGGCGCTTCAAAATCTGCGGAAGATGCAGAAATCGTGACGGAAAAAGCGTATCTACTTGGCCAACAAATTAACGAAATCACAACGAAAGCCGGCGTCATGTCTGACATTGCAACAAAAGCCGGTGAAATGAATACAAGTGGTCAAGGTCAAATGCAAGAACTGAAACTGTCCTTCAACGACTGGGAAACCAATTTGCAGGCGATGTCCGAAGTTATCGGTACACTTGAAGGTAAAGTGAATGCAATCGGCGGGGTCATGGAAACAATCACCCAAATTTCAGCACAAACGAATCTACTTGCATTAAATGCAAGCATCGAGGCAGCACGGGCAGGCGAACATGGGAAAGGATTCGCAGTTGTCGCGGATGAAGTACGAAAACTTGCAGAGCAATCTGCCCGCTCCACAGAAGAAGTAAAAGTGACAGTCCAGGAACTTCAAACAGAATCCAGACTCGTCTCGAAGCAAATGAACGAAACACGCGAGAACTTCCATCGCCAAGGCACAGTTGTAAACGACACGGAAATCACTTTCGGAGAAATTTCAACATTGATGTCTGATATGCAAGACTCAATCGATGCAGTGTATGAAGAAATTCAGAAAGTCGCAATACACAAAGACGACGTTGCTAAAACAATCCAAACAATGGCAGCAACGTCACAAGAAACAGCTGCCGCCTGTGAAGAAGTAAGTGCTTCGACGGACGAACAACTCAGCGCGAATCAATCCGTAACTGATGCAGCAGAAACGCTGACGGAGTTGAGTGAGGAATTGAGTTTGGCGGTTAATCGGTTTAAGGTGTAA
- a CDS encoding DNA/RNA non-specific endonuclease has product MSIKRLDKFQSLHVDLVDLHQQQALKRYIARSSERERIASELQTKNPFEVDTPERVATRKAIIDPRDGLAIERIIGRDDLFPVSYLEAGQQAATPVCRIEIRDRLGRVLGHATGFLVSPSLLLTNNHVLENYNTAQFSVAQFNYEVDLDLNERPMKSFRFTPERFFITDKKLDFTLVAIEEVSADGTKVSDFGFLPLISQTGKGLVGECVSIIQHPSGAPKAVAIRENQIMDVFEDYIHYSTDTMPGSSGSPVYNDEWIVISLHHAGVPDPKNRTEFIANEGIRISSIVQFVAEQGSSLSNDQKLLLYDIVKGWDVPDYTPEEMEVEKLSDSWYESSRGYDTQFLGVDYEVPHPIFPSDLEQDIAQLKDGSNVLHYTHFSIVMSKSRRLAYYTVVNIDGNQLMKIGRKDKWYLDSRIEMEYQCGAELYKNNSLDRGHLVRRLDPVWGDSAKKANEDTFHFTNCAPQESKLNQKSWLDLENYILHNAENLNLKVTVFTGPVFRMDDIIYRGVQIPAEFWKIAVIVKKDGNLSATAYLQTQKNLIEDLEFVYGEYKTYQVPISKIEVITGLDYEELRNFDPLNQLESTIGYVIDAPGDIKL; this is encoded by the coding sequence ATGTCTATTAAACGACTGGATAAGTTTCAAAGTCTCCATGTGGATCTTGTAGATTTGCACCAACAACAAGCATTAAAGCGTTACATCGCTCGTTCTAGTGAACGTGAACGAATTGCTAGTGAACTGCAAACTAAAAATCCTTTTGAAGTAGATACGCCTGAGCGAGTCGCAACTCGTAAAGCGATTATTGATCCACGTGATGGACTTGCTATAGAACGTATTATTGGGCGAGATGATTTATTTCCTGTTTCTTATCTTGAAGCAGGACAACAAGCAGCCACTCCTGTTTGTAGAATCGAGATTCGTGATCGTTTAGGCAGAGTTCTCGGACATGCTACAGGATTTCTTGTCTCACCTTCCTTATTGCTTACAAATAATCATGTTTTGGAGAATTACAATACGGCTCAGTTCAGTGTCGCACAATTTAACTATGAAGTTGATCTTGACTTAAATGAAAGGCCGATGAAAAGCTTCCGTTTTACACCTGAACGTTTCTTTATAACGGATAAGAAGCTTGATTTTACATTAGTGGCGATAGAGGAAGTGTCAGCTGATGGTACAAAAGTAAGTGATTTTGGGTTCTTGCCACTCATCTCGCAAACGGGAAAAGGGTTGGTTGGCGAATGTGTATCAATTATTCAACATCCTTCGGGCGCCCCCAAAGCTGTAGCAATCAGAGAAAATCAGATTATGGATGTATTTGAGGATTATATTCACTACTCAACTGATACCATGCCCGGATCATCCGGTTCACCAGTCTATAATGACGAATGGATCGTAATCTCTCTCCACCATGCAGGCGTTCCAGATCCAAAGAACCGAACCGAATTTATCGCCAATGAAGGGATTCGTATAAGCAGTATTGTCCAGTTTGTCGCGGAGCAAGGCAGCAGCTTGAGTAATGATCAAAAGTTGTTATTGTATGACATCGTGAAGGGGTGGGATGTTCCCGATTATACCCCTGAAGAGATGGAAGTCGAGAAGTTAAGCGATTCATGGTATGAATCTTCGAGAGGGTATGACACTCAATTTCTTGGTGTTGATTATGAAGTCCCACATCCGATATTCCCGTCTGATCTTGAACAGGACATTGCCCAGTTAAAAGACGGAAGCAATGTGCTCCATTATACGCATTTTTCAATTGTCATGAGCAAGTCTCGCCGTTTAGCCTATTATACGGTGGTGAATATTGACGGCAATCAATTAATGAAGATTGGTCGTAAGGACAAATGGTATCTAGATTCGCGCATCGAAATGGAATACCAGTGCGGCGCTGAATTATATAAAAATAATTCGCTTGATCGGGGGCATCTTGTCCGCCGGCTAGATCCTGTTTGGGGAGACTCCGCAAAAAAGGCAAATGAGGATACGTTCCATTTTACAAATTGTGCTCCTCAGGAAAGTAAGCTGAATCAAAAAAGCTGGCTGGATCTGGAGAATTATATTTTGCACAATGCCGAAAACTTAAATCTTAAAGTAACAGTGTTTACTGGACCCGTTTTTCGGATGGATGACATTATTTACAGGGGAGTTCAGATACCAGCAGAGTTTTGGAAAATAGCTGTCATTGTGAAGAAAGATGGAAATCTATCTGCAACCGCTTATTTGCAAACTCAAAAGAATCTGATTGAGGATTTGGAATTTGTTTATGGTGAATATAAAACATATCAAGTACCCATTTCAAAAATTGAAGTGATTACGGGTCTTGATTATGAAGAATTACGTAATTTTGATCCGCTCAATCAATTAGAATCGACAATAGGATATGTCATTGATGCACCCGGGGATATAAAACTCTGA
- a CDS encoding S8 family peptidase yields the protein MDNFAHVIPYEVVFQVNEANEIPPGVALIQAPAIWKETKGKGITVAILDTGCDRTHPDLQEQIIGGRNFTDDDGSNPDIYLDYNGHGTHVAGTIAAQQNDIGVVGVAPEASLLIVKVLNRKGSGQYGWIINGIHYAIEQKVDIISMSLGGPTDLPELHEAIQKAVTNNILVVCAAGNEGDGDDSTDEFAFPGYYNEVISVGAINLERRPSDFTNSHNEIDLVAPGEKILSTYLNGKFATLSGTSMAAPHVSGALALIKGFVNNSFGRELSEPELYAQLIKRTVPLGLSPKLEGNGLVYLTVLEHLTGIFEKESKALVLSAQ from the coding sequence GTGGATAATTTTGCACATGTAATCCCATATGAAGTGGTTTTCCAAGTGAATGAGGCCAATGAAATTCCACCGGGTGTGGCATTAATTCAAGCACCCGCAATTTGGAAGGAAACAAAAGGAAAAGGAATCACGGTAGCGATCCTGGATACAGGATGCGATCGTACACACCCCGATTTACAAGAACAGATTATAGGCGGTCGGAACTTTACGGACGATGATGGAAGCAATCCTGATATTTACCTCGATTACAATGGTCATGGTACTCACGTTGCCGGAACGATTGCTGCACAACAGAACGATATAGGCGTAGTTGGAGTAGCTCCTGAAGCGAGTTTGCTGATCGTAAAGGTATTGAATAGAAAAGGCTCAGGGCAATATGGTTGGATTATCAACGGTATTCATTATGCTATTGAACAGAAAGTGGATATTATTTCTATGTCACTAGGCGGACCAACTGATTTGCCTGAACTTCATGAAGCGATTCAAAAAGCCGTAACTAATAATATACTCGTAGTTTGTGCGGCTGGGAACGAAGGTGACGGCGACGATTCAACAGACGAATTCGCCTTCCCAGGCTATTATAACGAAGTCATTAGTGTAGGGGCCATAAATCTTGAACGTCGCCCTTCTGATTTTACCAACTCTCATAATGAAATCGATTTAGTTGCTCCAGGTGAAAAGATCCTCTCTACTTATTTAAACGGGAAATTTGCAACATTAAGTGGAACGTCAATGGCTGCCCCCCATGTTTCCGGAGCGCTTGCCCTCATCAAAGGATTCGTCAACAACAGTTTCGGCCGAGAACTTTCAGAACCAGAGCTCTACGCCCAGCTAATTAAAAGGACCGTTCCACTAGGGTTGTCGCCAAAGCTTGAAGGAAACGGACTCGTTTATTTAACGGTCCTTGAACATTTGACAGGTATATTTGAGAAAGAAAGTAAAGCGTTGGTTTTGAGTGCACAGTGA
- a CDS encoding putative holin-like toxin — translation MMVTFEAMNMLFQFGIFIAAALTAGVAIVVAIVITNQKK, via the coding sequence ATGATGGTAACTTTTGAAGCTATGAATATGCTGTTTCAATTCGGTATATTCATAGCTGCAGCATTAACAGCCGGTGTAGCGATAGTAGTGGCTATAGTTATCACAAATCAAAAAAAGTAA
- the nadD gene encoding nicotinate (nicotinamide) nucleotide adenylyltransferase translates to MFEKGMKIGVYGSSFDPVTNVHLWTASTVAHRKKLDYVIFLPSSNKRLDKQVQTQNKHRVEMLKLAIDNNPKFILDDYELEVLPGDHYTYYTMEYFKETFPDADFYFIMGADLLVDIGKGEWRLAEELISRNKFIVMARNGIDILSTISKSPILRNHDDGRFQLLDKGLAMEISSTYIRQEFAMGGEPQYLLPGSCYEYIKNNGLYQKVVR, encoded by the coding sequence ATGTTTGAAAAAGGTATGAAAATAGGTGTTTACGGTTCTTCTTTCGACCCGGTGACCAACGTTCATTTGTGGACAGCCTCAACAGTGGCACATCGTAAAAAATTGGACTATGTTATATTTCTACCTTCATCAAACAAACGGTTAGATAAACAAGTGCAAACGCAAAACAAGCATCGAGTGGAAATGCTAAAGTTAGCAATTGACAATAATCCTAAATTCATCTTGGATGATTACGAACTAGAAGTATTACCAGGCGATCACTATACGTATTACACAATGGAGTATTTCAAAGAAACGTTCCCTGATGCAGATTTTTATTTCATCATGGGTGCTGATTTGCTGGTGGATATCGGTAAAGGAGAATGGCGCTTGGCTGAAGAGTTAATTAGTCGAAATAAATTTATCGTGATGGCTAGAAACGGGATTGACATTCTGAGCACGATTTCGAAATCACCTATTCTTCGTAATCATGATGATGGTAGATTCCAATTGTTAGATAAAGGATTAGCGATGGAAATAAGTTCGACATATATTCGACAAGAATTTGCAATGGGGGGAGAACCGCAGTATTTGTTGCCAGGCTCCTGCTATGAATACATTAAAAATAATGGTCTTTATCAAAAAGTCGTCCGCTAA